One Halarsenatibacter silvermanii genomic window, ATGGTTGTGCGGTTGTCCGGGTTGGGAGAGGTTACCCTTCTTTAAAGAAGGGTAACCAAAAAATGTAAATTGCTTATTCTTCTTTGTTTTTCCTGGCCATAGCCTGCTGAAAGCGGTAGCTTTTTCCTGTAAAAGTAAGGATATGAGCATGGTGAACCACACGATCCAAAAGAGCTGTTGTAAGTCTTTCATCACCAAAAACTTCAT contains:
- a CDS encoding ATP-binding protein, whose protein sequence is EVFGDERLTTALLDRVVHHAHILTFTGKSYRFQQAMARKNKEE